A single Flavobacterium sp. 1 DNA region contains:
- a CDS encoding nucleoid-associated protein yields MINLYNTHIETLSIHRVGNMSRNEPLFLSEEPFKLNDEIVPLMKEFFFKPFKEKEENYFQFAHEVDLDYNDMFKYATEIFNNPNALHDISKKITNHLFEQSNHPHIKNGEVYVTYLTNLSIDNNVVDAIGIFKSEIQSDFLQFEEKGTQLEMILQHGVSLNKLDKGCLIFNYKKEEGYKILSVDSNRYDARYWLEHFLSVDAFEDENFITKKYLKFCQGFAKDVVFPAEDKKEEVMFMNRSVNYFAKNDQFEETNFLNEVLDNPDLIPEFKNYKVDKGEKYSIEDVTSFPIANAAVSDARKSIKNVINLDTHIQIKMDFINPESAEKFVEKGWDEEKQMYYYLVYFNKEEKS; encoded by the coding sequence ATGATAAACTTATACAACACGCACATTGAAACGCTATCCATACACCGTGTGGGAAACATGAGCCGTAACGAGCCTCTTTTTTTATCGGAAGAACCATTTAAATTAAACGATGAGATTGTGCCTTTGATGAAAGAGTTTTTCTTTAAGCCGTTTAAGGAAAAAGAAGAAAACTACTTTCAGTTTGCTCATGAAGTAGATTTGGACTACAATGACATGTTTAAATATGCAACGGAAATCTTCAACAATCCAAATGCTTTGCATGATATTTCCAAAAAGATAACTAATCATCTTTTTGAACAATCCAATCATCCGCATATCAAAAATGGCGAGGTATATGTGACTTATTTGACCAATTTAAGCATTGACAATAATGTGGTAGATGCTATCGGAATTTTCAAAAGCGAAATCCAATCCGACTTTTTACAGTTTGAGGAAAAAGGAACACAATTGGAAATGATCCTGCAGCATGGAGTAAGCTTAAACAAACTGGACAAAGGCTGCTTGATTTTTAATTACAAAAAAGAAGAAGGATATAAAATTCTTTCTGTGGACAGCAACCGTTATGATGCCAGATATTGGCTGGAGCATTTCCTTTCGGTTGATGCATTTGAAGATGAAAATTTCATCACCAAAAAATACTTGAAATTCTGTCAAGGTTTTGCCAAAGACGTTGTTTTCCCTGCCGAAGACAAAAAAGAAGAGGTAATGTTCATGAACCGTTCTGTGAATTATTTTGCAAAAAATGATCAGTTTGAAGAAACTAATTTCTTAAATGAAGTACTTGATAATCCTGACTTAATTCCGGAATTTAAAAACTACAAAGTTGACAAAGGAGAGAAATACAGTATCGAAGATGTAACTTCATTCCCAATTGCAAACGCTGCAGTAAGCGACGCAAGAAAATCAATCAAGAATGTAATCAATCTGGACACACATATCCAAATCAAAATGGATTTTATCAATCCTGAAAGTGCTGAAAAATTTGTGGAAAAAGGCTGGGACGAAGAAAAACAAATGTACTATTATTTGGTTTATTTCAACAAAGAAGAAAAATCATAA